Proteins found in one Thalassomonas actiniarum genomic segment:
- a CDS encoding ABC transporter ATP-binding protein: MLTMKNICKVFQTSDVQTHALRDFNLSVNEGDFLSVTGPSGSGKTTFLNIAGLLETYSSGQFLLDGEDVGKLNDNGRSRFRNEKIGFIFQGFNLIADLNLYDNVDVPLRYRGFNAKERKRRIEENLERVGLASRMKHLPSQLSGGQQQRVAIARALATDPRFLLADEPTGNLDTDMAQGVMSLLEDINRQGTTIIMVTHDSELAQRSGRTIQVKDGRVSEPAAFSQKAIA, encoded by the coding sequence ATGTTAACCATGAAAAACATCTGCAAAGTCTTTCAAACCTCGGATGTCCAGACCCATGCGCTGCGGGACTTTAACCTGAGCGTTAATGAAGGGGATTTTCTCAGCGTCACCGGCCCCTCGGGCTCGGGAAAAACCACCTTTTTAAATATTGCCGGCCTGCTGGAAACCTATAGCAGCGGTCAGTTCCTGCTCGACGGCGAAGATGTCGGCAAGCTAAACGACAACGGCCGATCGCGCTTTCGAAATGAAAAAATCGGTTTTATTTTCCAGGGTTTTAACCTGATTGCCGATCTCAACCTTTATGATAATGTCGATGTCCCGCTGCGCTACCGGGGTTTTAACGCCAAAGAGCGTAAACGCCGCATTGAAGAAAATCTGGAGCGGGTCGGCCTGGCGTCGCGTATGAAACATTTGCCGAGTCAGCTCTCCGGCGGACAGCAGCAAAGGGTCGCCATTGCCCGCGCCCTGGCAACCGACCCCAGGTTTTTACTGGCGGATGAGCCCACGGGAAACCTGGACACAGATATGGCCCAGGGGGTGATGAGTTTACTTGAAGACATTAACCGCCAGGGCACCACCATTATCATGGTCACCCACGACAGCGAGCTGGCACAGCGCAGCGGACGCACCATACAGGTAAAAGACGGCCGGGTGAGCGAGCCTGCCGCCTTCAGCCAGAAAGCCATAGCTTAA
- a CDS encoding ABC transporter permease: MFSYYLRLAAISIRRHWGLSLIMITAIGLGIGTAMTTVTVNYMMSANPIPQKSEQLFYVQLDNWDVNDPWDEGQNPPDQMTYTDATNLFKADKAFRHSISAQAFAVIEPQDPDLLPITVNARANSSDFFAMFNVPFLYGGAWNAQADSNKELVAVINKETNDTLFAGKNSVGELLRIDGNLFKIVGVIDSWQPTPKYYDLSSGAFNDTEALFVPFSLIAEEKITRAGNTSCWKPSGDGMAAFLRSECVWLQFWVELRDEQEQQDYQAFLNAYVKQQKQLGRFERPLDNRLSNVMQWLENQEVVADDAKMMMAMSFMFLIVCLLNTVGLLLAKFLGKAPEIGLRQALGASKATLFYQYLVESACIGLGGGLLGLILAWLGLQSVAAMYGDYMKDLTGLDTTMVLLAMLLALGSTVIAGLYPTWRACNVQPSQQLKSQ, translated from the coding sequence ATGTTTAGTTATTATTTGCGCCTTGCTGCTATCAGTATACGCAGACACTGGGGACTGAGCCTTATCATGATCACTGCCATCGGCCTCGGCATTGGCACCGCCATGACCACAGTCACGGTAAACTATATGATGTCTGCCAACCCGATCCCACAAAAAAGCGAGCAGCTTTTTTATGTCCAGCTTGATAACTGGGATGTTAACGATCCCTGGGACGAGGGACAGAATCCCCCGGATCAGATGACCTATACCGATGCCACTAACCTGTTCAAGGCGGATAAAGCCTTTCGTCACAGCATTTCCGCTCAGGCCTTTGCCGTCATCGAACCACAAGATCCCGACCTGCTGCCGATCACCGTCAACGCCCGTGCCAACAGCAGCGATTTTTTTGCCATGTTCAACGTGCCTTTTCTTTACGGCGGCGCCTGGAACGCACAGGCCGACAGCAATAAAGAGCTGGTGGCGGTGATTAACAAGGAAACCAATGACACTTTGTTTGCCGGTAAAAACTCCGTCGGCGAGCTGCTCCGCATCGACGGCAACCTGTTTAAAATTGTCGGGGTCATAGACAGCTGGCAACCGACACCGAAGTATTACGACCTCAGCTCCGGCGCCTTTAATGACACCGAAGCACTGTTTGTGCCCTTTAGCCTGATTGCCGAAGAAAAAATTACCCGCGCCGGTAATACCAGCTGCTGGAAACCCAGCGGCGACGGCATGGCGGCGTTTTTACGCTCCGAATGTGTCTGGCTCCAGTTTTGGGTAGAACTCAGGGATGAGCAGGAGCAACAGGATTACCAGGCCTTTCTCAATGCCTATGTCAAACAGCAAAAGCAGCTGGGCCGGTTTGAGCGCCCGCTGGACAACCGCTTAAGCAATGTTATGCAATGGCTGGAAAACCAGGAAGTGGTCGCCGATGACGCGAAAATGATGATGGCAATGTCCTTTATGTTTCTTATTGTTTGCCTGCTTAATACCGTGGGCTTGTTGCTGGCGAAATTTTTAGGCAAGGCCCCGGAAATCGGTTTGCGTCAGGCGTTAGGCGCCAGTAAGGCCACCTTGTTTTACCAGTACCTGGTGGAGTCTGCCTGTATCGGGCTGGGCGGCGGCCTGCTCGGCTTAATACTTGCCTGGCTGGGATTGCAAAGTGTGGCCGCCATGTATGGCGATTACATGAAAGACCTGACCGGCTTGGATACCACTATGGTGCTACTGGCCATGCTGCTGGCCCTGGGTTCAACCGTGATTGCCGGTTTATATCCCACCTGGCGCGCCTGTAATGTTCAGCCTTCACAACAACTTAAAAGCCAATAA
- a CDS encoding ABC transporter permease, whose protein sequence is MLESGLIIRALMRNKIGALLIALQIALTMTIMVNAIFMIQDRQQQMARSSGINEGDTFYLTNTIFAQDYNTRVGLQTDLNAIRKTPGVVDAIQINAIPLSGGGWSSGLQTQPGEDKDGVNTAIYMVDDHAINTLDLELIAGENFSPSDIDWRLPAQSAWPAKVIITQALANALFPDNGQSALGKTVYISNNQPMQVIGIIKNLQAPWNGWSGVERSALVPFQMETRSGRYFIRTEPGRRDELMPLIENMLAKSDKGRIIRRLTTMEETREQSYRQHNATNKILMTVVSTLTLITAFGIVGLAIFSINRRTKQIGTRRALGATRWQVMRYFMVENLFISAVGIIIGCIGTVSLNYWLVNKFNMTPLGFELIALGVVTLVIVGQLAVLYPARKAALISPATATRTV, encoded by the coding sequence ATGTTAGAATCCGGACTTATTATCCGCGCCTTAATGCGCAATAAAATAGGCGCCTTGCTGATCGCCCTGCAAATTGCCCTGACCATGACCATTATGGTCAATGCCATCTTTATGATCCAGGATCGCCAGCAGCAGATGGCACGGAGCAGCGGCATCAATGAAGGTGATACCTTTTATTTAACCAATACCATCTTCGCCCAGGACTACAACACCCGGGTAGGCCTGCAAACCGATCTTAATGCCATACGAAAAACCCCGGGGGTGGTGGATGCGATACAAATCAATGCCATTCCGCTCAGCGGCGGCGGCTGGTCATCCGGTTTGCAAACTCAGCCGGGAGAAGATAAAGACGGGGTCAACACCGCCATCTATATGGTAGATGACCACGCCATCAACACCCTGGACCTTGAACTGATCGCCGGGGAGAATTTCAGTCCGTCAGATATCGACTGGCGTTTGCCGGCGCAATCCGCCTGGCCCGCCAAGGTCATTATTACCCAGGCCCTGGCAAACGCCCTGTTTCCCGACAACGGCCAGTCGGCCCTGGGGAAAACCGTGTATATCAGCAATAACCAGCCGATGCAGGTCATCGGCATCATCAAAAACCTGCAGGCCCCGTGGAATGGCTGGAGCGGCGTCGAGCGCAGTGCTTTGGTACCCTTTCAAATGGAAACCCGCAGCGGGCGTTATTTTATCCGCACCGAGCCGGGCAGAAGGGATGAGCTGATGCCGCTGATAGAAAACATGCTCGCCAAAAGCGATAAAGGCCGCATTATCCGCCGCCTGACCACCATGGAAGAAACCCGGGAGCAAAGTTACCGCCAGCACAATGCCACCAATAAAATCCTGATGACAGTGGTCAGCACCTTAACCCTGATCACCGCCTTTGGCATCGTCGGCCTGGCGATATTTAGCATCAACCGCCGCACCAAACAAATCGGTACCCGCCGGGCACTGGGAGCAACCCGCTGGCAGGTAATGCGCTACTTTATGGTAGAGAATCTTTTTATCTCGGCGGTCGGCATCATCATAGGCTGTATCGGTACCGTGAGTTTGAACTACTGGCTGGTGAATAAATTTAATATGACACCGCTTGGTTTTGAGCTGATTGCGCTCGGGGTGGTTACCCTTGTCATCGTCGGTCAGCTGGCAGTGCTTTATCCGGCAAGGAAAGCCGCCTTGATTTCCCCGGCAACTGCTACCCGCACGGTTTAA
- a CDS encoding efflux RND transporter periplasmic adaptor subunit translates to MKIKDTSNQDIQIVQKKSNVKLVLLSLFSLVVLIAILWKMAPAASRWAQAEKSVARDRVRIATVSRGDFTRDISVQGRVVAAISPTVYSPADGTITLAIEAGHEVKKDQILATLDSPELTNELSQQQAIQASLKSDFERQQIQAKRQKLSDQKAVDLANVKLITAKREKRRAEQGYEKNAISQIDYEKAEDDLQNATLLYRHAVQDGELNIESLDFDSKSLALDLRRQTLKISELQRQVDALQIRSPVDGIVGNLNSENKTFLTKNQPILTVVDLSRFEVEIQIPESYADDLAIGMAADINVEQALYPAQLVTISPEIINNQVTARVRFTDNIPAKLRQNQRLTTKIILEHKSQVLQVARGQFMQSNGGKFAYKVTEGLARKTAIHVGAKSISHIEILSGLNEGEQIIISGTDSFNAADQVLISQ, encoded by the coding sequence ATGAAGATAAAAGATACCAGTAACCAAGACATTCAAATAGTTCAGAAAAAATCAAACGTTAAACTCGTTTTACTCTCACTTTTCAGTCTTGTTGTTTTAATTGCCATCCTCTGGAAAATGGCCCCTGCCGCCAGCCGTTGGGCTCAGGCGGAAAAATCCGTTGCCCGCGACCGGGTGCGAATCGCCACCGTCAGCCGCGGTGATTTTACCCGCGATATTTCCGTGCAGGGCCGTGTGGTCGCCGCCATCAGCCCCACCGTCTACAGCCCGGCAGACGGCACCATCACGCTAGCGATAGAAGCCGGCCATGAAGTAAAAAAAGATCAAATACTCGCCACCCTCGACAGTCCTGAGCTGACCAATGAATTATCCCAACAGCAGGCAATACAGGCGAGCCTGAAATCCGATTTTGAGCGCCAGCAAATCCAGGCAAAAAGACAGAAGCTCAGCGACCAGAAAGCGGTCGATCTCGCCAACGTCAAACTTATTACCGCCAAGCGGGAAAAACGCCGCGCCGAGCAGGGCTATGAAAAAAATGCCATCAGCCAGATAGATTACGAAAAGGCAGAAGATGATTTACAAAATGCCACTTTGCTATACCGCCACGCGGTACAGGACGGTGAACTTAATATTGAAAGCCTGGATTTTGACAGTAAATCACTGGCCCTGGATTTACGCCGCCAGACATTAAAAATTTCCGAATTACAGCGCCAGGTAGATGCCCTGCAGATACGCTCGCCGGTGGACGGCATAGTGGGTAACCTCAACAGCGAAAATAAAACCTTTCTAACGAAAAACCAGCCGATTTTAACTGTGGTTGATCTCAGCCGCTTTGAGGTGGAAATCCAAATTCCCGAAAGTTACGCCGACGATCTGGCCATCGGCATGGCCGCCGATATCAATGTCGAGCAGGCCCTTTACCCGGCACAACTGGTGACCATTTCCCCGGAAATTATCAACAACCAGGTTACCGCCCGGGTGCGCTTTACCGATAATATTCCCGCTAAGCTCAGGCAAAACCAGAGGTTAACCACCAAGATCATTTTGGAGCATAAAAGCCAGGTGCTGCAGGTGGCCAGGGGACAATTTATGCAAAGTAACGGCGGCAAATTTGCCTATAAGGTAACTGAGGGGCTGGCGCGTAAAACCGCCATTCATGTCGGCGCCAAAAGCATCAGCCATATTGAAATTCTCAGTGGTTTAAACGAAGGCGAGCAAATTATTATCTCCGGCACCGACAGTTTTAATGCCGCGGATCAGGTATTAATCAGCCAATAA
- a CDS encoding ABC transporter ATP-binding protein translates to MLSMNNLCKVFQSADIQTHALREVNLSVAEGDFLSVTGPSGSGKTTFLNIAGLLENHSSGEFLLDGENVGALKDSARSRLRNQKIGFIFQGFNLIPDLNLFDNVDVPLRYRGFNAKERKQRIHTQLERVGLASRMKHLPAQLSGGQQQRVAIARALATEPRFLLADEPTGNLDSEMAQGVMSLLEAINRQGTTIIMVTHDGELAQRASRSIQIKDGRVSEVPPLMKRIIA, encoded by the coding sequence ATGTTATCAATGAACAATCTCTGCAAAGTTTTTCAAAGTGCAGATATTCAAACCCATGCGCTGCGGGAGGTTAACCTCAGCGTAGCCGAAGGCGACTTTCTCAGTGTCACCGGGCCTTCCGGCTCGGGAAAAACCACCTTCCTCAATATTGCCGGTTTACTGGAAAACCATAGCAGCGGTGAGTTTTTGCTGGACGGGGAAAATGTCGGCGCTTTAAAAGACAGCGCCCGCTCCCGGCTGAGAAACCAAAAAATCGGTTTTATTTTCCAGGGCTTCAATCTTATTCCCGATCTCAACCTATTCGATAATGTCGATGTGCCGCTGCGCTACCGCGGCTTTAATGCCAAAGAGCGCAAGCAGCGTATCCACACCCAGCTCGAACGCGTCGGGCTGGCCTCAAGAATGAAACACTTACCCGCCCAGTTATCCGGCGGGCAACAGCAAAGGGTTGCCATCGCCCGGGCATTGGCCACAGAGCCGCGCTTTTTACTGGCGGATGAACCCACGGGTAACCTGGACAGTGAAATGGCCCAGGGGGTCATGAGCTTGCTTGAAGCAATCAACCGGCAGGGTACCACCATTATCATGGTGACCCATGACGGTGAACTGGCACAGCGGGCCTCGCGTTCCATACAGATAAAAGACGGCCGGGTCAGCGAAGTCCCTCCCCTGATGAAACGGATCATCGCCTGA
- a CDS encoding ABC transporter permease codes for MFFYYLRLARISILRHWGLSLLMVTAIGLGIGAAMTTVTVNYLMTADPIPSKSHRLHTIQLDNWDENNPFKEGLEPPPFLTYLDAKNLLSAKQAHRQTMHTTAKAVIEPLAEEGLPLYVTVRANTADFFTMFETPFVYGAPWQKQVDDNNDLVVVLSEKINERLFAGENSVGKSIKINGDFYKVVGVLANWQPKPRFYHVDKVKAFDDSEDIFLPFTAITQKKISFEDNSYCWTPTSDNWQDYLNSECVWVHFWVEFDSPAEKLHYRDFLNGYLEEQRLYGRFKRPNDNRINTLEEWFEAREVVNKDNNMLMAMAFLFLGVCLLNTIGLLLAKFLGKSPEIGLRQALGASKSTLFYQYMVESACIGVIGGLLGLLFAYLGLAGIELLYGEKVKALVALDTNLVVFAILLSIAATVLAGLYPTWRACNVAPASQLKSQ; via the coding sequence ATGTTTTTTTATTATTTGCGCCTGGCCAGGATCAGTATCTTGCGCCATTGGGGCTTGAGCCTGTTGATGGTCACCGCCATCGGACTGGGTATAGGCGCAGCCATGACCACGGTAACCGTGAATTACCTGATGACTGCCGATCCGATCCCGAGCAAAAGCCACAGGCTGCATACCATACAGCTGGATAACTGGGATGAAAACAACCCCTTTAAGGAAGGGCTGGAGCCGCCGCCGTTTTTAACCTATCTGGATGCGAAAAACCTGCTATCGGCTAAACAGGCCCACCGCCAGACCATGCATACCACTGCCAAGGCAGTGATAGAGCCCTTGGCGGAAGAAGGCTTGCCCCTTTATGTCACCGTCAGGGCCAACACGGCGGATTTCTTTACCATGTTCGAAACACCCTTTGTTTATGGCGCCCCCTGGCAAAAACAAGTCGATGACAATAATGACCTGGTAGTAGTGCTGAGCGAGAAAATCAACGAACGCCTTTTTGCCGGTGAAAATTCTGTCGGCAAATCGATAAAAATTAACGGCGATTTCTATAAAGTGGTCGGCGTGCTTGCCAACTGGCAGCCTAAACCCAGGTTCTACCACGTAGACAAAGTCAAAGCCTTTGATGACAGCGAAGATATTTTCCTGCCTTTTACCGCCATCACCCAAAAAAAAATCAGCTTTGAAGACAACAGCTACTGTTGGACCCCGACCTCTGATAACTGGCAGGATTACCTCAATTCCGAATGTGTCTGGGTACATTTTTGGGTGGAATTCGACAGTCCGGCAGAAAAACTGCACTACCGGGATTTTCTGAACGGTTACCTGGAAGAGCAAAGGTTATACGGCCGCTTTAAACGGCCTAATGACAACAGGATCAATACCCTGGAGGAGTGGTTTGAAGCCCGGGAAGTGGTCAACAAAGACAATAATATGCTGATGGCGATGGCATTTTTATTCTTAGGTGTTTGCCTGCTCAACACCATAGGATTATTGCTGGCCAAGTTTCTCGGCAAAAGCCCGGAAATCGGCCTGCGCCAGGCCCTCGGCGCCAGTAAAAGTACCCTGTTTTACCAATATATGGTGGAATCTGCCTGCATCGGAGTGATCGGCGGCTTGCTTGGCCTGCTATTCGCCTACCTCGGTCTTGCGGGAATTGAATTGCTCTACGGCGAAAAAGTGAAAGCCCTGGTCGCCCTGGATACTAACCTGGTCGTCTTCGCCATCTTGCTATCTATTGCCGCCACCGTGCTCGCCGGTTTATATCCTACCTGGCGTGCCTGTAATGTCGCCCCCGCCAGTCAATTAAAGAGCCAATAG
- a CDS encoding ABC transporter permease, whose protein sequence is MLELGLIVRALLRHKMAALIIALQIALTLTVLVNAVFMIQDRQASMQRDTGVNETDTFYLTSRVFAPGYDYQSEIPKDLDLLRHTPGIIDAVYINSVPLSGYGGYQRLQLQPGKDQNSIIAGDYLSDDHVLNTLELELIAGENFQPEDVLIQDSNSAQLPAKIIVSRAMAAQLYPDNWQRALGSTVYADENIPLKITGIVKTLQGAWHFWDQVEATIITPVISLTDSGIYLIRTEPGRRDELMPKVEALLAHSNKNRIIRSVTTLQDTRDESYREHNATNKILLLVVLTLVLVTAFGIVGLATFGINRRTRQIGTRRALGATKGQIMRYFMVENSLITLAGIALGAIGAVALNIYLVETFAMTPVTPDLIVYGAISVFVLGQLAVLYPARKAALISPATATRMV, encoded by the coding sequence ATGTTAGAGCTTGGACTTATTGTGCGGGCGTTATTACGCCATAAAATGGCCGCCTTGATCATTGCCCTGCAAATCGCCCTGACCTTGACGGTACTGGTAAACGCCGTTTTTATGATACAGGACCGCCAGGCAAGCATGCAGCGTGATACCGGGGTCAACGAAACCGATACCTTCTATCTCACCAGCCGGGTGTTTGCCCCCGGTTATGATTATCAAAGTGAAATCCCCAAAGATCTGGATCTGTTGCGCCATACCCCGGGCATTATCGATGCCGTTTATATCAATTCGGTGCCGCTTTCGGGATACGGCGGCTACCAGCGCCTGCAATTGCAGCCGGGTAAAGATCAGAACAGCATTATTGCCGGCGACTATTTAAGTGACGACCATGTGTTAAACACCCTGGAGCTTGAATTAATTGCCGGTGAAAACTTCCAGCCCGAAGATGTGCTTATCCAGGACAGCAACAGCGCACAATTGCCTGCCAAAATCATTGTCAGCCGGGCAATGGCAGCCCAGCTTTACCCGGATAACTGGCAACGGGCACTGGGCAGCACGGTTTATGCCGATGAAAATATCCCGCTAAAAATTACCGGCATAGTCAAAACCCTGCAGGGCGCCTGGCATTTCTGGGATCAGGTGGAAGCCACTATCATCACCCCGGTGATTTCGTTAACTGATTCCGGCATCTATTTGATCCGCACCGAGCCCGGGCGCCGGGATGAATTAATGCCCAAGGTAGAAGCCTTACTGGCCCACAGCAATAAAAACCGCATTATACGTTCGGTGACAACCTTGCAGGACACCCGTGATGAAAGCTACCGCGAGCATAACGCCACCAATAAAATCCTGCTGCTGGTGGTACTGACCCTGGTATTGGTGACCGCTTTTGGCATTGTCGGCCTGGCAACCTTTGGTATCAACCGCCGCACCCGGCAAATCGGCACCCGCCGGGCACTGGGGGCCACCAAGGGACAGATTATGCGCTATTTTATGGTGGAAAATTCCCTGATCACCCTGGCTGGCATCGCCTTAGGCGCGATTGGCGCTGTGGCGCTTAATATTTACCTGGTAGAAACCTTTGCCATGACCCCCGTGACCCCGGATCTGATTGTCTACGGCGCGATATCTGTTTTTGTGCTCGGCCAGCTCGCGGTATTGTACCCGGCGCGAAAAGCCGCCCTGATTTCTCCGGCCACGGCAACCCGTATGGTATAA